One region of Quercus lobata isolate SW786 chromosome 2, ValleyOak3.0 Primary Assembly, whole genome shotgun sequence genomic DNA includes:
- the LOC115975213 gene encoding dof zinc finger protein DOF4.6, with translation MDTAQWPQEIVVKPIEEIVSNTCPKPASLERKARPQKEQALNCPRCNSTNTKFCYYNNYSLTQPRYFCKTCRRYWTEGGSLRNIPVGGGSRKNKRSASSSSNSSSSNTSSKNKLPDLVTPQSLSQSSTQNPKIHEGHDLNLGFPTTQDFRTITELVQVPNINNDNSNKNQISGTSPTTTNTTTASHQLSALELLTGITSRGFNSFMPMPVQDPNSVYTSGFPLVHDFKPTLNFSLDGLGVGSGYGSFQGVQENSGRLLFPFEDLKQVSSTTNGIEQNKEQGDSAGYWTGMLGGGSW, from the exons ATGGACACTGCTCAATGGCCACAG GAGATTGTGGTGAAACCAATAGAAGAGATAGTCTCCAACACATGTCCAAAGCCTGCAAGTTTAGAAAGGAAAGCAAGGCCTCAGAAAGAACAAGCCCTAAACTGTCCAAGGTGCAATTCAACTAACACCAAGTTCTGCTACTACAACAACTACAGCCTCACACAGCCTAGATACTTTTGCAAGACTTGTAGAAGGTATTGGACTGAAGGTGGTTCTCTGAGAAACATTCCTGTTGGTGGGGGTTCAAGAAAGAACAAGAGGTcagcctcttcttcttctaattctTCCTCCTCTAATACTTCATCAAAAAATAAGCTTCCTGATTTGGTCACACCCCAAAGCCTGTCACAATCTTCCACTCAAAACCCTAAGATCCATGAAGGTCATGATCTAAACTTGGGTTTCCCAACCACACAAGATTTCAGAACTATCACAGAATTGGTTCAAGTACCTAACATTAATAATGATAACAGCAACAAGAACCAAATTTCTGGTACTTCTCCTACTACTACCAATACCACTACTGCATCTCATCAACTTTCTGCTTTGGAGCTTCTTACTGGAATTACTTCAAGGGGTTTCAATTCCTTCATGCCCATGCCAGTTCAGGATCCAAACTCAGTTTATACATCTGGGTTTCCTCTAGTACATGATTTCAAGCCAACTCTGAATTTCTCTCTGGATGGGCTTGGAGTTGGAAGTGGGTATGGGAGTTTCCAAGGTGTTCAAGAGAACAGTGGCAGACTTTTGTTTCCATTTGAAGATTTGAAACAAGTCTCAAGCACCACAAATGgtattgaacaaaacaaagaGCAAGGAGATTCAGCTGGGTATTGGACTGGGATGCTAGGTGGTGGATCATggtaa